The window GCAGATGCTTACCCCAACGAATCAGTTGTGCAACAGGTTGTTGCAAATTTGCCCTGGGGTCATAATGTGCGCCTGTTAGATGCGCTGGATGAGACGGAAGAGCGTCTCTGGTACGCGCGGCAAGCGATCTCCCAGGGCTGGAGCCGCAATACGTTACGCCTACAAATCGAAAATCGGCTGTATAGCCACCAGGGCGGTGCGGTTACCAACTTTGAGCGCACGTTGCCCAGCTCCCAGTCCGATTTAGCCCGTCACCTCATTAAAGATCCCTACAACTTTGATTTTTTGACGCTGGCGGCAGACGCCCAAGAGCGCGATCTCGAAAAAGCCCTGGTCGATCATATTCGCGACTTTTTGCTAGAGCTTGGTGTCGGGTTTGCCTTTGTCGGCAGCCAACATCGCTTAGAAGTGGGTGGAGAAGAGTTTTATTTAGATCTGCTGTTCTATCACCTGAAGTTACGATGTTTTGTCGTGATTGACTTACAGATGGGAGATTTCAGGCCTGAATACTCGGGCAAAATGAACTTCTATGTGTCTGCGATCGATGATTTGCTTCGGCATCCCGATGATCAGCCCACGATTGGGATTATCCTCTGTAAGTCTAAAAATAAAACGATTGCTGAATACGCCCTGAGAGATGTTACAAAACCGATTAGCGTCTCTACCCATCGTATTTCCAATGAGCTGCCCGATCCGCTGAAAGCTCGCCTGCCCTCTATAGAAGCCTTAGAAAAAGAGCTAGAAACTGTAGAGCTCACCCCCTCTCCAGGGGCTACCAGGGACAACGGATAGTTGGGTAAAGAGGCTGATGAGGCGATAGCGTCAGCGAGAATATTCCACGGCCAAATTATTATTTGAAATGCTTAATAGTTGCAGCGAAGCTGTCAGTCAATCTCTAAAACTAGAAGCCTTTTGTTTCCTTGACTATGTGAAGTTTCTGTGAAGAGATTGACAGAAAATCTCGCTGAATTGGAAGCGTATATGTGTGGATTGATCGGCGTATTCCCACAATATTGAGTCAGCTGTTATGTCTCAAGCGCTTTCTACAAGGAAGCAATATTCTAAAGTTTCCATAAATCTACAATGAGTAACCTTGCATCACTCTAAAGGAATTTATAAGTAGATGCCCTTAAATAAACGTCGCCCTGCTAAGTGGTGAGAAAGTTGGGGTTGGCTTGACGTTTGGAAGCGAAATTAAACCGTTTGAGGACATAGCCAGCCTTCGCGCCTCTGCCATTCAATCCGGCA is drawn from Leptolyngbya sp. SIO1E4 and contains these coding sequences:
- a CDS encoding DUF1016 family protein yields the protein MTDALFGINPDYDQFFHSLKNRIRQAQVRSALAVNRELVVLYWQIGREILQRQTEQGWGSKVIERLAQDLRREFPDMKGFSPRNLHYMRAFADAYPNESVVQQVVANLPWGHNVRLLDALDETEERLWYARQAISQGWSRNTLRLQIENRLYSHQGGAVTNFERTLPSSQSDLARHLIKDPYNFDFLTLAADAQERDLEKALVDHIRDFLLELGVGFAFVGSQHRLEVGGEEFYLDLLFYHLKLRCFVVIDLQMGDFRPEYSGKMNFYVSAIDDLLRHPDDQPTIGIILCKSKNKTIAEYALRDVTKPISVSTHRISNELPDPLKARLPSIEALEKELETVELTPSPGATRDNG